In Synechococcus sp. KORDI-52, one genomic interval encodes:
- a CDS encoding nucleotide sugar dehydrogenase produces the protein MTIQRICCIGAGYVGGPTMAVIADRCPEVDVQVVDINQARIDAWNDADFSKLPVYEPGLDAVVKRARGRNLSFSTDVAASIAAADMVFISVNTPTKTKGLGAGQASDLRWVEACAREVAQAATGHTIVVEKSTLPVRTAAAIKTILEAASEGDDQRTFSVLSNPEFLAEGTAIRDLEAPDRVLIGGDDPASIDALAAIYAHWVPQQQILRTNLWSSELSKLTANAFLAQRISSINSIAAFCEASGADVREVARAIGTDSRIGSKFLNAGPGFGGSCFQKDILNLVYLCRHFGLPEVADYWESVVALNTWQQHRIARLVVERLFGTVTGKRLAILGFAFKADTNDTREAPAIRICLDLLEEGAQLAIHDPKVACDQMARDLQQEAAPQADALSGTGSWAQAASVEDAVTGADAVLVLTEWQAYRNLNWISLAARMRKPAWVFDARAVADPAQVRAAGLTLWRVGDGEG, from the coding sequence GTGACCATTCAACGGATCTGCTGCATCGGTGCGGGATATGTGGGCGGCCCGACCATGGCAGTGATCGCTGATCGCTGCCCTGAGGTTGATGTGCAGGTGGTGGACATCAACCAGGCGCGGATCGACGCTTGGAATGATGCCGACTTCAGCAAGTTGCCGGTTTACGAACCCGGCTTGGATGCTGTTGTGAAACGGGCGCGGGGGCGCAACCTCTCGTTCTCAACCGATGTGGCGGCCTCGATCGCCGCGGCAGACATGGTGTTCATTTCAGTGAACACCCCCACCAAGACCAAGGGGCTTGGGGCTGGACAGGCCAGCGATCTGCGCTGGGTGGAAGCCTGTGCCCGCGAGGTGGCGCAGGCGGCCACCGGCCATACGATCGTGGTGGAGAAGAGCACCCTGCCGGTGCGTACGGCTGCCGCGATCAAAACCATCCTTGAAGCAGCCAGTGAGGGAGACGATCAGCGCACCTTCTCGGTTCTTTCCAACCCTGAGTTTCTGGCGGAAGGCACGGCCATCCGTGATCTGGAGGCTCCCGACCGGGTGTTGATCGGTGGTGATGATCCGGCATCGATTGATGCCCTCGCCGCGATCTACGCCCACTGGGTTCCGCAGCAGCAGATTTTGCGTACCAATCTCTGGAGCAGCGAGCTCTCCAAGCTCACCGCTAATGCCTTTCTGGCACAGCGGATCAGTTCGATCAACTCGATTGCGGCGTTCTGTGAGGCCAGCGGGGCGGATGTGCGCGAGGTGGCCCGCGCGATTGGCACCGACAGCCGGATCGGCTCGAAATTTCTCAATGCCGGGCCTGGATTCGGCGGCAGCTGTTTCCAGAAAGACATCCTCAACCTGGTGTATCTCTGCCGCCATTTCGGCCTGCCGGAGGTGGCGGATTACTGGGAGAGTGTTGTGGCCCTGAACACCTGGCAACAGCACCGCATCGCCCGGTTGGTGGTGGAGAGGCTGTTCGGCACGGTGACCGGCAAGCGGCTGGCGATTCTTGGCTTTGCCTTCAAGGCCGACACCAACGACACACGTGAGGCACCGGCGATCCGGATCTGCCTGGACTTGCTGGAGGAGGGCGCTCAGCTGGCCATTCACGATCCCAAGGTGGCCTGTGATCAGATGGCCCGGGATCTGCAACAGGAGGCAGCCCCCCAGGCGGATGCCCTCAGTGGCACCGGGAGTTGGGCGCAGGCAGCCAGTGTTGAGGACGCCGTCACGGGAGCTGATGCCGTGCTTGTGCTCACCGAGTGGCAGGCCTACCGCAACCTGAACTGGATTTCTCTTGCCGCTCGGATGCGCAAGCCGGCCTGGGTTTTTGATGCCAGGGCTGTTGCTGATCCCGCCCAAGTGAGGGCGGCGGGCCTCACTCTTTGGCGTGTGGGGGATGGAGAGGGTTGA
- a CDS encoding UDP-glucuronic acid decarboxylase family protein translates to MQIHLVTGGAGFLGSHLVDRLMEAGDEVICLDNYFTGRKANIARWIGHPRFELIRHDVTEPIKLEVDRIWHLACPASPIHYQFNPVKTAKTSFLGTYNMLGLARRVGARLLLASTSEVYGDPEVHPQPEGYWGSVNPIGVRSCYDEGKRIAETLCFDYQRMNGVEVRVARIFNTYGPRMLPDDGRVVSNFIVQALRGEPLTLYGDGSQTRSFCYVSDLIEGLFRLMNGEQSGPINLGNPEEFTIRQLAELVRQQIKPDLPLEEKPLPQDDPHQRQPAIDLAREQLNWQPTVSLEQGLAPTIDSFRSLLGLAESCGT, encoded by the coding sequence ATGCAGATTCACCTCGTCACAGGCGGTGCCGGTTTTCTTGGCTCGCACCTGGTCGACCGGCTGATGGAGGCCGGCGATGAGGTGATCTGTCTGGACAACTACTTCACCGGCCGTAAGGCCAACATCGCGCGCTGGATTGGCCATCCCCGTTTCGAACTGATCCGTCACGACGTCACCGAACCGATCAAGCTGGAGGTGGATCGGATCTGGCATCTGGCCTGTCCGGCCTCGCCGATCCACTACCAGTTCAATCCCGTCAAGACGGCCAAAACCAGTTTTCTTGGCACTTACAACATGCTGGGGCTGGCCCGCCGGGTGGGGGCGCGCTTGCTGCTCGCCAGCACCAGCGAGGTGTATGGCGATCCTGAGGTGCACCCCCAGCCCGAGGGTTATTGGGGTTCTGTGAATCCGATCGGTGTTCGCAGCTGCTACGACGAAGGCAAGCGCATCGCTGAAACCCTCTGTTTTGATTACCAGCGCATGAATGGTGTGGAGGTGCGGGTGGCACGCATCTTCAACACCTATGGCCCGCGAATGCTCCCGGATGACGGCCGGGTGGTGAGTAATTTCATTGTGCAGGCGTTGCGGGGCGAACCGCTGACGCTCTACGGCGATGGCAGCCAGACCCGTTCGTTCTGTTACGTGAGTGATCTGATCGAGGGTTTGTTCCGCCTCATGAATGGCGAACAAAGCGGGCCGATCAACCTGGGTAATCCCGAGGAATTCACAATCCGGCAGTTGGCGGAGCTGGTGCGCCAGCAGATCAAGCCGGATTTGCCGTTGGAGGAAAAGCCCTTGCCGCAGGATGATCCCCATCAGCGGCAGCCGGCGATTGATCTCGCTCGTGAGCAGCTGAACTGGCAGCCGACTGTGTCACTGGAGCAGGGTCTGGCTCCCACCATCGACTCCTTCCGTAGTCTCCTCGGACTGGCCGAAAGCTGCGGAACGTGA
- the hisS gene encoding histidine--tRNA ligase codes for MSQLQSLRGMVDLLPETLQRWQAVEAMAREHFQRSGFGEIRTPLLETTDLFCRGIGEGTDVVGKEMYSFQDRGDRSCTLRPEGTASVVRSALQHGLLSQGAQKLWYAGPMFRYERPQAGRQRQFHQIGVEWLGAERALSDVEVIALAWDLLASLGVGGLQLELNSLGTAEDRQAYRDALVAWLEQRSESLDSDSQARLSTNPLRILDSKNKDTQALLEDAPTLADALCEASRERFAEVQRGLTALGIPFRLNPRLVRGLDYYSHTAFEITSDQLGAQATVCGGGRYDGLIGQLGGPQTPAIGWALGMERLLLVLEAVAQADPQGVAARLTAAPAPDVYVVNRGDEAEPAALALARDLRGAGLRVELDASGSAFGKQFKRADRSGAPWALVLGDEEAERGEVRLKPLQQQAEEFTVALAPVAAIVERLLNP; via the coding sequence GTGAGTCAGCTCCAGAGCCTCAGGGGCATGGTGGATCTGCTGCCGGAAACACTCCAGCGCTGGCAGGCCGTTGAGGCGATGGCACGGGAGCATTTCCAGCGGTCTGGGTTTGGCGAGATCCGTACGCCGCTGTTGGAGACGACGGATCTGTTTTGCCGTGGCATCGGTGAGGGCACTGATGTGGTTGGCAAGGAGATGTACAGCTTTCAGGATCGGGGTGATCGCTCCTGCACCTTGCGGCCGGAGGGAACCGCATCCGTGGTGCGTTCTGCCCTCCAGCACGGCTTGCTCAGTCAGGGCGCTCAGAAGCTTTGGTACGCGGGGCCGATGTTTCGCTACGAGCGCCCCCAGGCGGGCCGGCAACGGCAGTTCCACCAGATCGGGGTGGAGTGGCTTGGGGCGGAGCGGGCCCTAAGCGATGTTGAGGTGATCGCCCTGGCCTGGGATCTGCTGGCCAGCCTGGGTGTGGGGGGCCTGCAGTTGGAACTGAACAGCCTTGGCACCGCTGAAGATCGCCAGGCTTATCGCGATGCTCTGGTGGCCTGGCTTGAGCAGCGCTCAGAGTCCCTTGATTCCGATTCCCAGGCGCGGCTGAGCACCAATCCGCTACGCATCCTCGATTCCAAAAACAAAGACACCCAGGCGTTGCTGGAAGACGCACCCACCCTGGCGGATGCGCTTTGTGAAGCCAGCCGTGAGCGTTTTGCGGAGGTGCAGCGGGGGCTGACCGCTCTGGGAATTCCCTTCAGGCTCAATCCGCGGCTGGTGCGGGGTTTGGACTACTACAGCCACACGGCCTTTGAGATCACCAGCGACCAGCTGGGTGCCCAGGCCACCGTCTGTGGTGGTGGGCGTTACGACGGTTTGATCGGCCAGTTGGGAGGCCCCCAGACCCCCGCCATTGGTTGGGCTCTTGGCATGGAACGGTTGTTGCTGGTGCTGGAGGCTGTCGCCCAGGCGGATCCTCAAGGTGTCGCCGCCCGATTGACCGCAGCGCCAGCTCCCGATGTGTATGTGGTGAACCGTGGTGATGAGGCTGAGCCTGCTGCTTTGGCGTTGGCCCGGGATCTGCGGGGCGCGGGGCTTCGGGTGGAGTTGGATGCATCGGGCTCGGCCTTCGGCAAGCAGTTCAAGCGGGCTGATCGCAGCGGGGCGCCGTGGGCCCTGGTGCTCGGAGACGAGGAGGCCGAACGTGGGGAGGTGCGTTTGAAGCCGTTGCAGCAGCAGGCGGAGGAATTCACCGTTGCGCTTGCGCCGGTGGCCGCGATCGTGGAGAGACTGCTCAACCCCTGA